GCACTATACGGTACAATGATGAAGAGGTCCGAGTTACTTGAGACCGGACTGGGAATTCCACTGGTGTCTAAAAAGAGACCAGCACATAACTGGGAGGGAGTTAGGAGGTGGTGGACGGGGTACATTTTTGAGCGGTATGTTCTGATCTgttgccaaaaaagaaaaagtttcacTTGACTCAGCTACAAGTACAAGCTGCCACACAATGGCAAAAATAAACAGTAGTGTGACTTACTAAATATAAAGTCATTCAGCGTTTGTAAGACCAAGCACAAATAGGACGTCTTAGGACTCAGTATGTGTCTAAATATCACGAGTAAAGATGACAAAAGCAGTTGCAATATGCAggttttaacttttatttgtaGCTGCAGTAAAATATAACTTCTTAGTATGTAAAAATAACAAGCccaaaaaacattacattttccCCACACTGCAGGACACAGTTCATGTGGCGATAACACCAACAGGTTTACcacaaatcaaaataatttacaTACATGACCAGTGTATAAGACTGTGCCGGATGATACACGGGTACAGTATTAGCTGCTCCAAGTCTATTCATGATACATGAACGATACTACTGAATAATTCTGTAGGTTTAACCTATTTTATGATCACCAAATACACATGGTGGTATTGAATATAAAGCAAACTGGAGGTTTGAGTGACTTCTTTCGATGTATACGAGTCGAAAATtgtctgaaatgaaataatctgCTTGTTTGAACATGTCGGAGTGCCAGAACAGAAATGTAATGCTTTGTCGGGTGTTTTATGTGCAATTCACAGTCAAAAGATTGttacaaaaatgcaaaatgattGTGCTCATGACATCCTTGAACTCCATCAGAAATGTTTCCATTCATGGCACCTTGTTGCATGTAAACAGTTGTCCTTTTGGTCCATGAGCTGGCCTGTTTTATCGTTTAATATCCTGGAAACACAAACTAGGACGAGCATTTTGTCATCGCTCCACATACAAGTATAACTCATTCGCTTTATAATTCAAAAGTagcccttctcctcctctggtgCTGCACTATCCCTCAGGATCTTCTTAACTTGAACCTGAAGTATGAGTCTGTTCTCTTTTGCTCTCATATGAACTCCAGATTTCACATCACAGACGGTCTCCCGTCTCAAAACGGAAGCGTATCCATGAAGATTTTCTCCACAATCGGAGGCGGAGGAACCAGATCTTCTATTTTAAGGTAAAAGATACGCTGGAGGCCTTGAGTGCAGAGAGTCCTGAGCTCGGGAAGCTTCCCGAGAAGCCTGGACAAATAATTTGGCCGCAAAGAGTCGGAGTTGCAGCTAGAGACGTGATCTTTGAGGCAGGTGATGAGCTGGTTCTGCAAGTCCTCCACACGTCCCGGCTCCTTCAGGCCATGTCGATCTGCACAGCAAGATACAAGTTAGAGTCAGAGTAAGCTTAATGCTTCATTATTTTGAGACATACACTGATAATACACACTGCAAACTCATTTAATCAGCTTTAAAACAGCCACATCTCTGGGCTGTAATCTTTACACAAACAGCGCTAAAGTGGACAGACACTTGTGCTGTAAGCAGAACAATAGCTTGGCTTTAAATGTAAACCTGCATTGTGGTTATGTTTAGTCTGCCGTGATATATAACATCTTCTCTGCGCTGTACGTGAGGTCGTGTTACATTTTGTCATACACCTGTCGTGTCACTCTTGTGTTGTGTAACTGTCTTGCACTGTCCACACGAGTGAAACCACATTCCTCGTGCAACAAACCCCCCGCTgaacaagaaaagaaactcCAACTCGAGGCCTGATGTCTATACATCTAAAGTTAGATGGGTGAAATGGTGTTAAGGGTTAGCTGAAGCTCTTACCGGTGATTATGACCAGAGCTGTgagacaggagaaggaggagacgTCTAGTTTCATGCGATGGAGCGCTTGAGAAAACTCCAAGATGGAGTCGATCCAGTCCCCAAAGCCTCGGACGCACTGCTTCTTGTGAAGAACGGCCCCGTTGCAGAAGATGAGTTTGTCCATCTCAGGATTAGACCTTCAAAAAGGAAcgaacaaacagtttgttcacCTGTTCTTTGATACATTTGGTCAGTTTACTgccatgaatgaatgaagctgaACTCACCGATATGCAAGACGCAGGATGAAGAGTTCAACGAATGCACACTCCAGGAGCAGCTCCTGGTCTTGTAAGCAGAACTCAGAGAAACCCGGGATGCTCTTCGCCCACTTCCTGATGACCTCCAAAGAGGCTGTGAGTAAGTTGTAAAACTGTTGGATGTCACTTGCATCCTCTTTCCGGTTCGGACTCACTGCTTTGTCGTTGTACTGAAATTGCAGACATCAGAGAAGATCAAGCAGATGCCAAGGAGGGTAATCGAATATTCCCAAAGAACTGTACAAGGGAGTTAGTTTTTGATTCTTACCTTGGAGTAATCCAGATCCCCAACACTGGGGTTTGCGTCGATGTGGGCCCTCACAAGCGTAGAGATCATGCTCACCGGAGACACGGTGGTTGTGGTGTCCTGGGCGACTTTAGGCTTGGACGGCAGACGACCTCTTCGTCCTTTCAGGCTGTCCGTCCTCACAACTGAAAAACAGCGACACCAACTGTTACCTTCCGTTCACCGTCACAGTCCTAACTTCAGTCCAACCATTCGTCTGAGTTTGAACCGAACTCACCTTCTCTCACCATGCCGACAGCTAGACACTTCTGGAAACGGCAAAACTGGCATCGATTGCGCCTCCTCTTGTCCACGGGACAGTCCTTGTTGGTGAGGCAAACATACTTGGAATTTTTTTGTACCGTACGCTGCgaaataaaaagaagagttactcaaaaaaacatcatctcaaagacagacacaaaccttCATTTAGATAGATATTTTTGACTCCATAGACGAAGCAGATCTTATTACCTTGAAAAACCCTTTGCATCCCTCACAGGTGCGAACTCCATAGTGCTGACAGGAGGCATTGTCCCCGCACACGGCACAGCAGCCCTCATTCCCATTAGGACTTTTTAGCTTGGGTGATAAGCTTCCATCCAGCTGGTCAGCGCCATCGAGGCTGCGTGCTTGCTCCATCACCATGGTGGGGAGGTTCAGTGCAGGCGGGCGATTAAAAGTGAAATGATCTTGCTCTCGTAAGTGTGGTTGACCCATATGAGACATATCCTCCACAGATTCTGGACCAAAGGTGAAGAAAGAGGGCGCATGTACCGCTGAGGTCTCCTCTGGAGCCCAGTATCCTGGACTGGGTGAGTATGGCCCAAAGGCTGAATCCCAGTTGGACCCATGCTGACTCTGGAACCCTGGCGTCGAAGGAGACGAGGCTGATGCGGGGCTGCCGAAATAATCTGACCCAGTAGGTGAAACCGCCTCGTCCAGGTAGCTCAGCGTGAACGATCCAGGGTAGCATCCGTAAACCTGGAGGTCATCCAGCTTGAAGGCGGCCTCCTGGCCTGGGGACGGCGTGACGTGAGCAGGCGCTGCGGTGAACTGACACGAATACGCGTCAAAGTCGCCCGCCTGAGTGCCCACGAGGGAGTTGATGCTTGGCAGGGGTGGAGCAGTGGAGAGGTGGTCCCGTGGGCTGCTCATATCAAGAGTGAGCCTGGAGATAAAGTCTGTGCTTTGAAGCTCTGAGCTGCCAAGGTTGATCTCACAGGACGGAGATCCATGCTGGGAGTGTACGCAAGTCATGGCTTCAAGACTGAAAGAGACGTAATGAAAGATGTTAAGCTCAGCTACTCATTTTCGCCCCAGGGACTTCTAGTAGATTGAAATACAAGCTTGTGTGGCTCTGTGTTACCACCCTCTGCGTGCCCTGGTTACAGTATTTGACCCAGATAGACTCATTTACAAGGTGTTAGATCGAACTTCAAGAATATAATGTGATCAACAAaagttaaattacatttaattcaaaGATTAAGTTAGGttacaataaatcaaatacaCCACAGTGAACCAGTGAGGCCTTCAGAGACCCCTTTAGGGGGGCGTGGCGCCCTGGTGGAGTTACCCATCCTTAATTTGATGAGAAATTCTCTTCATAGCAACAGACATATATTAGTATGGAGTAACTGTAATTTTActgtctcatgctgctacttgatgcttgaatttccctccCCTTTCCAAGAAGTATAAATCTATCTCTCTATGTATGTTAATAGATGCACATTAAACGTGTTTAAAGTCATTCAAGTATTATGAGAAATTCTCTTCATAGCAACAgacatatataatattatgGCATAACTGTAGCTGTGCTGACTTTATTCAGCAACTCACTTTggtgactttcattcattttctacagtCGGGTTTAATTGTATATAGTTTCTAgctctattttatttatatatttaagtttttgtatagttttctatttctatctttgcacaggtttaatttaaattcaccTTTAatgtctcatgctgctactggatgttCGAATCAATGAAGTAGATGCCAGTGACAGTAGAACAACCTGCTGTCTGCTCATTAAACGTGCTTAAAGTCATTCAAATATAATGAGAAATTCTCTTTATAGACAACAGCCGTATATTATTATGGTGTAACTATGTCTGGAGGTACAGTTAGTGCCAGCACATGTTGCACAGACTTTATTCAGCAACTTAAActcactttcattcattttccacagTCTAGTTTAATTGTATATCATTTCTAgctctattttatttatatatttaagtttttgtatagttttctatttgtatctttgcacaggtttcatttaaattcacttttactgtctcatgctgctgctggatgctcGAATCAATGAAGAAGATGTGACAGTAGTGCTCATTAAACATGCTTTTGGTGTCAGTATGGCTGCAAGTGATTTCCGCATTCAAATCcgtattaaaacaaaaaaacaaatcataattaTTTCTTACCTGTTCGGCCTCTTCTACAAGTGATTTTGAACTGTCTGTACTCCACAAGCGACCATCGGTCATGTTCAGTGCGTCCCTCCAGCTGAGCGGCAGTGCCTTGTCGCTCGCATCCACGCAACATCTTTATACGATTCGCCTCATTGTGTCCATGACGTCAGAGAAAGGTTTCCATACAAGGCTGGGCGGTGGGCGGGGAGATTTCCACGCACGGGCCAATCGCGGCGCGCGTAAAAGAGAATAGACGTTGGATGACGCACTCGGGATTCCGTTGACGCGCGTCGAGCAGAGAACCGCAGCattgtcctcacacacacacacacacacacacacacacacacacacacacacacacacacacacacacacacacacacacacacatgcagctatATTAAACTCAGCAGAGATCAATATAACACCATGTTTAAAACAAGGAACAGGCTGATTCACATTATGCATGcgcaacattaaaaaaagcctCTTTGTTGTAGAGTTCTAAGTTTTGCTGacaaagtggaaaaataaacacgATTTTTATGATTTCTAAACAGGAAGCTGCTCAGACAGACTATTTATAGTaggaaaattatttttatcttatggTAAAAGTGCAGATAAGCTTATCTGGTGTGTACCATGTAAcagataataattaaaaaaaaaccctgtagAGCAGGTGTCCCAAAGGTTCCACGTTTactatttaattcattaaaaagcaGAATATCCTCTGACATGAGTTGCCTCCAGGCGAGGGTCCGTCTTGAATAGAGTAAATCCAGCTGTGAGACcttctttatttacagttttgtgCCACTATTTTGCTCACTTCAGCAAATCTAGGTCCATTTATTCCAGCTTGGAAAGACTCACAGAGAATGGGGAATTAAAGGGAGGTTTAAGATGCAGTACCACCTGCCCAGCATAGTTCAATCCAATCCAACGGTGCTCATTTTAATAATGAGACTTCTAAAGCTTATAATGAAGGTCATTTTAAGgatatatttgtattatatgTTCCTAAAGTAGAGGTGGTCTCCTTACTATCTTGAAGCGGCTGCCCCATCTAGGCCCAAATGGACCTGCAACATCTGTTTATCTCATAAAAACTCTTATTATTTTAGGTGAATGTACATCAAGATGAACATACTCATACATATAATATTACATGTCTGCCGTGTTCTGTAAACAGAGCACCcgaaatcttacacactgttaGTCACCACTAATTATTTGCACACTCATCTTAAACGAGAGGTGCCGGTTCACCTCCAAGGCGGTGCCAGGGTGCCCTTGATCAAGATAAACAAACCTGcagctgcccatcactccaacGTCTCTCCACATTTTAAaagccctttgtgtgtttggttgtatTTCGTAAATATATGTGTAAAACCTGTTCCTCTTTCTGTGCAGGGATGTATTTTagatttgtaaaaacaaaacagtgttttttattccaGAGGCCATTAGAGTTGTAAACAGTACCAGCTGACATATTGTTCCTTTGTATTGATAATCATGGTGTATTTAAACTCACcatatcatttattattaataactatAATGTTTTTACGTCTATAAATGAATCGcctgtgtgtgcttctgtttgCAGACGTGCTTGCCTTGGAATTTTGAGTGTTTTGAATTGAATTCAGCTTCATTCACTTTCCATTTGGAGTTCAATGACGTACtcacaaccaaaaaaacacgATGCTGCCCTCATGGGAGGAAGAGCTTTTGACAGAGGAAGCCcgcacacacactacacacactacacacactacacGCCCATCTGAAACCGTGTGGTACGTGTTTTTTGCTCAGTCGGTTGCAGTCTATGAAGCTGAACACACTCTCATTGAAGCTTTCTTTCTCCTGTGAATGACTGGGCATCTGTGATGGCAGCAGCGTCTGGGTCTTCCTGCTTGCAGAGAAACTGATGTCACCGgttatctgatctgatctggttTATCGGACACAGGCTGCATTCGGTGACATCAACAGGATTATTTCTTTGGATCTCGTCTGGTTGCAGATTCAGATAAACCAGAACAGCTTCAGGTTATCTGATAGAAGCTGTCGCCACTTGTGTCTTTATGATTGATGTGCTAAAAATGTGGCCTTTTTGTGCAACTGCtctcacatacatgcacatacgcACATACTTGTTATATACTATAACATGTGCATGGCCACAACTCCACCCACCACCTGTTGCTCCTCCAGGGTGCTATTTTTGAGTTGCAAAGATGCTTGTCATTGTGGAGAAATCTTATAGTTCTTCAGgtccaaacatttaaaaaaaacactgctgggTGTTTCATTTGTGTGGAGAACTGTGGGGGAATCCATTAAAGGGGAGATTAGCACAGTGCAGACACTGATAAGAGACTGTTTCATCAGATAGACCGACTGAAGCTCCAACTGTTACAGCCGGGGGAAAAAGGTACGGCTGTTGGAGGCAGTTGTTAGTTATTAGATCCCTGACAGTTTGCATACGGATGTAAATGAAGCAGTGGAGATGGTATCAGTTGTGCTTTGCATGTTTCCCCCCCAAACTTTAGAGGATTCCACTGCTTATTCACGTTTACTAATTGTTGATTTTAGCCTTTTGTTTAAGTCCTCACAGCCTCATTTACTAATTAAGAAGTTGGCAAGTGTCATTCATCATCTGTGATGTGCTTTGTGTTATTTAGGCTGTATAATAATGAGTCTAATCACATATATTTAGATAATTATGTGCTTACATATACTGATATGTCTTATATAAGTGCACCAGTCTACAGTCTGTGAATTTATGCATGAAAACTGACCTGATCTTATATATCATAAGTACACAAATAACCTGGCGGCTGACCTAACACATCCATTATGCTGCTTTCATCTCACACGTCTACCCTGACTAAGAAAACACACCGGCAGAACATGACAGGAGTTCAGCAAACACCTGCCTCTTTACTCGATCTATGTGCGGTCTGTTTTAAGACTTGGAGATAAATTCATGTCTGACACAGCTCATATTCTGCACCCAAAATATAGAACACCGGGAACTCCAGTGCAAGGTGATCAGGTTCAAACACATTGAAAGTTTTATGGAGTGTGTGGATTGTTTGGCTCTCTGCAACATGATATAagtcatgtctttgtgtgtctatatgtgtgcaCCTGTATGCAtttctttatgtgttttatttatatgtgcaCATGATCTAATGTTTATGGTCAATAGCCTTCTCCTATTGTAACTCGGTGCAATGCTACCTCACTTAAATAATTCACTTTTACTGAAAACTACTTGAAGCTGTATATCTCCAATATTTTGCCCACTTCCTTCGCATATAAATATTGGCATGTGATTGAGTAAATACAGCATTAAGACAAACTACAGCCTCCTGGATTAACCCCTGGGGGTCAGAGCAATCACCCACAATCTCAAAAACAATCAATTGCTATTGCCATTGCTCAGATCCCAGAGGGTAAACAACCAGTTGACcaacaaaagttaaaagttgTTCACAAAGGCAGCATTCAGGACGCTATTATCTAGTCACtctgtgtcttctgtctgtttttagttGACTGTCTGAGACAAGCAGCATTGATGGATGTCAATGGCTGCGTTTCATTCGTAGTTCCACTTCCCCCTCATTCACCTACCTTCAGCCCTCTGTATTATGTAATAGCACATGTTGCGTAGAGGCCACTTGTAGAGCGAAGGGAAACTCTGTGGTGGGTGGACGCTTTCAGTCCAAACTAACGTGGCTTGAATGCTAGTTGTAGGCGTAGTGCTATACTGTTTTTTACACCTCCAGACTCATTTAAATGAGGCGAAAGCTCTTAGACGTCAACACTTGGTACTTAGCTGCATCAGCTTCCGATTTAGAAATTTCTGTTTGCGATCTGTATTGCTACAGGTTTGTGATATCGTACGATAATCTTaccatgtgtttacatgtaATGTTGGGAATAAAAGTACAACAATTAACAATctcataaaatatgaagctatcaATGAGATTTTCTTGAGCTACTGCTACCTAACCACAGATATATTTTCTTGCACcaaataatatactgtacagtgctGGAGTGCCGGTTGTTCTTAACTAGCTCCTTCAGCCGTCTGAGGGTTGATCTCACCATCGTAGCTTCATACAATCGATATGCCATTCATGATGTTCATGGGGATTGCCCAGAGGGCAAGCGCCACGGGGAAGTCAACAAGGGCATGAATGACTAATGAAACACAGTCCATGACATACAGTCgagactactactactactaacatTTGCTAAATTAGCTCTGAACGCCCAGTAGAGCTGAGGTTAATGGGAATGCCATTAGTTTAGCAGGTCCTTtgggtgttattttttttaaacctaacCCTTATTAGAATTAGCTGGGTTGGTGTATTTTGGCAGGCTAGTACTTCCACTCTTTAATAAAAGGGACACCAACGTCTAAAGGCAGGTAAATAAATCATACATTACGAAGCTGTCACACAATAAACATCTCATGATGGTTAGAGGTAAAGAGCTTTCTCAATTCCTTCACAAACAACTTTGTTGAACTACTTAGTAACAGCACTGGTTACCAATGAATTTTGAAATGGTCCTAAAAGCACCTGTGGGGccatcactccatcatcaacCAACCATACACAGAATATTTCCAACCGGGCAGTTAGAAGGCTAATCAGAAGAGTAGATCAAAAGCCAAGGATCCCTCGAACCGATCCAGAAAGACCTGGACCCAACAGGTACATTCATCACCAAGGAAACAATAAGCAGTGTAGTTGACCACCAAGGTATGCATGTACAATCACTCTGATCAGTTTGTTCGAAGTTTGTTACACCACTTTTGGAAAAGACTAGCGTGGTCACATGAAAAATCTGAACTTTTCATCAACAATATGACGTGCCATGTTTGGAGGAGACATACAACACCTACAGTGAATACAAGACAACAAGATTCACTGGTAGCATCCCCTGAATCGCCAAGATTTAAAGACTGTCTTTGTGGGGGAAAATTGGACAAAATCCAACCTGAACAttgtgaaatattacagtgtccTCACACTGAAAGCTGTCATTACAAACAAAGGATTCTCCAGAAGTATAAAATGAATATTCAGTTAGTGTGTACAATACTTTAGTCTGGTCTAAATCTCATGAGAACAGCCGCATTGGAATTATGTTTGACGTGTTGAATACTTATTTCCCACGCTGTACCGTGTGCCCCCTTCAATACCACAATATGTAATATGTtgcaaaaaacagaatttaCTGACCATGAAATTCACATATTTGGAGAAGCTGCTTTGCCAGTGACGAAAACATCACTAAGCCTCTTAGTGACTCTTTCCCCTTTTTCATAACTCACAACACTTGAGACAGGTTTCTATCACCACACAATCCACCACAAGGCGCGAGTTCCCACCGTCCATTCCACAGTTAGACTTTcccatttcaaataaaaagaggaCAGGCACACATGCAAAGACGTGTCATTTTTTACATGTAGATCACAGAGACTTTTTCATTTGACTCATTATTGTGTGTAACAGGGAAGTTATACAACTCTACTGCGAGACTTTTGCTGATGTTTGCACTAGGGAAAGAGCACATGCTGTTCATGCTCCATCTGGTGGCTGGAGCATGGGGGCATGACATTAACTATGAATAGTCTTGGATGAGAAATCTTCTTGGATGACCAAAAGAAGATGAAttggacgactgagaaccttca
The sequence above is drawn from the Larimichthys crocea isolate SSNF chromosome XV, L_crocea_2.0, whole genome shotgun sequence genome and encodes:
- the nr4a1 gene encoding nuclear receptor subfamily 4immunitygroup A member 1 — its product is MTCVHSQHGSPSCEINLGSSELQSTDFISRLTLDMSSPRDHLSTAPPLPSINSLVGTQAGDFDAYSCQFTAAPAHVTPSPGQEAAFKLDDLQVYGCYPGSFTLSYLDEAVSPTGSDYFGSPASASSPSTPGFQSQHGSNWDSAFGPYSPSPGYWAPEETSAVHAPSFFTFGPESVEDMSHMGQPHLREQDHFTFNRPPALNLPTMVMEQARSLDGADQLDGSLSPKLKSPNGNEGCCAVCGDNASCQHYGVRTCEGCKGFFKRTVQKNSKYVCLTNKDCPVDKRRRNRCQFCRFQKCLAVGMVREVVRTDSLKGRRGRLPSKPKVAQDTTTTVSPVSMISTLVRAHIDANPSVGDLDYSKYNDKAVSPNRKEDASDIQQFYNLLTASLEVIRKWAKSIPGFSEFCLQDQELLLECAFVELFILRLAYRSNPEMDKLIFCNGAVLHKKQCVRGFGDWIDSILEFSQALHRMKLDVSSFSCLTALVIITDRHGLKEPGRVEDLQNQLITCLKDHVSSCNSDSLRPNYLSRLLGKLPELRTLCTQGLQRIFYLKIEDLVPPPPIVEKIFMDTLPF